Below is a genomic region from Rhodohalobacter sp. 614A.
ATTCGATTAGGCTGGTGCATGTAATCGCTAAAACATTTGTATAGGGGTATCTATAAAATCGAAGACCATGGGACAGGTATTCCTGATGAAATTTGAGGCAAGATTATGTAATTGTTTTTACCACCTTGGTACTATCATGAGAGTGACGTTCAATCAATTTTAATTTTAAAAGTTTCGAATGGCAGGAAGTTCTGAAATATCAAAAAAACTGGAGCAGCGCGAAGCAGAAATCGAAGTCATTAACAGCGTTCAGAAGGGCATTCTTGCAAAAAAGGAAATGCAGGAGATTTATGATTTGGTCGGTGAAAAAGTACGTTTCGTTTTTGATGCCCAGGTTGTTGGAATTGGTACATTTAATCATGAAACCAACACAGAATATATAAGCCACCTTTACGAAGAAGAACAACTTCATGATATTCCTCCCCGTCCCATAGACAATCTTCGAAAGCGCCTCATTGATACAGGAGAAGTAATACTGATCAATGAAAATGCCGATGATGCATGGAGAGAAATTACCGGTGAAGAACCAACCGTTGCCAAAGGTACAAAGCCTACAAAATCAGCTTTATACGTGCCTATGGCTGCAGGCGACACGGTTTTTGGCTACATCACTTTGCAGAATCTTGATCGTGAGCATGCTTTTAGTGATTCCGATGTCCGGTTACTAAGCACCATGGCAAATAGTATCAGCATGGCATTGGAGAATGCCCGGCTTTTTAATGAAGCTACAAGACTTTTAGCTGAAACCGAGCAGCGTGCTACCGAGCTTCAAACCGTTAACCGGATCAGCCAGGCGCTGGTATCTCAACTTGAGCTTGACGCTCTTATTAAACTCGTTGGCGAATTGATGAAGGAGACCTTCAAAGCAGACATTGTATACGTGGCGATGTATGATCGCAAAACGAATCTGATCCGGTTCCCTTATGAATATGGTGATAAGAATGAACCCCGCAAATTTGGTGATGGTTTTACAGAAAAGATTATTACGACCAACCAACCCCTCCTCATCAACAAAGACCTTGAGGAAACACGTGACCAGATGAAAGCCAAACAAATTGGGAAGGTTACATCATCCTTTCTCGGAGTACCTGTTCAAATTGGCGGCCAGACCAACGGCGTAATTAGTGTGCAAAGTACCGAAGAAGAGAACCGGTTTGATGAAAATGATCAGCGGCTTCTCTCAACCATCGCTGCAAATGTGAGTGTGGCGATGCAAAATGCGGATGCTTATCAAAAGCTGCGAAGCGCTTTGGATGATTTGAAAGCCGCCCAGGAACAGCTTGTACAACAGGAGAAACTGGCTTCGCTTGGCCAATTGACTGCCGGAATTGCCCATGAAATCAAAAATCCTCTGAACTTTGTAAATAACTTTTCTGAACTCAGTATCGAATTGATAAACGAAGCAAGGGAGGAATTGCAAAATATCACGATTCCGGAAGATAATTTTGTCCTAGATATTATGAGTGATATTGAAGGAAATCTCACAAAAATTCACGAACATGGAAGCCGTGCAGACGGTATTGTAAAATCGATGCTGCAACATTCGCGTGGCGGCAGTGGCAAGATTGAACCGACGGACATTAACGCACTCATTAAAGAATATGTAAACCTGGCGTTTCATGGGATGCGTGCGAGTAAAAACCCCATAAACGTGGATATTGAACTGAATTTGGATGAAAAAGCAAAAGAAATTCCTTTAATTGCTGAAGATTTTAGCCGGGTGATTTTAAACTTGTGCAACAACGCCTTCGACGCCATGCGGGAAAAATTATTTAACGTTGAAGGTGATTCTCCCGGGGATAATAAATATCTGCCACGTTTACGGGTAAACACAAAACATATCGACGGATACCTGGAAATTGAAATTGAAGATAATGGGCCGGGTATCCCCTCAGAAATTAAAGACAAAGTTTTACAGCCTTTCTTTACAACAAAGAAAGGAAAAGAGGGTACAGGTTTGGGGCTCTCAATAACGAATGATATTGTAAAAGGCCACGGGGGACAAATTGATGTTGAGAGCCAATCCGGTGCTTATACCAAATTTATTGTAACCATACCCTATCACAATCAATAAATGGATTTGATATGAAATTTTTAGTTGTAGATGACGAAAAAGACGTGGAGATGTTGTTCCGTCAGAAATTTCGAAAAGAGATTCGAAGGGGTGAGCTGGATTTTATATTTGCCTTTTCAGGAAAAGAGGCCCTTTCATATCTGAATGGAGCAAACCCGCCCGATGTGGTATACGTTTTTTCGGACATCAATATGCCGGGCATGACGGGTATTGAACTGCTCGAAACCATAAAAACAGATTTCCCGCATATAAATGTGAGCATGATTTCTGCCTACGGAGACGATGACAATTACCATAAGGCCATTGAGTCGGGCGCTAAAGAGTTCTTTACAAAGCCGATTGATTTTGAGTCGTTACGAACTGAAATTTACAACATGTTGAAAAAGCAAAAGGGGTAAGTATTATGATTAATTCTGGGCGAAAAATTCTTGTAGTGGATGATGAACCGGATTTGCAAATGCTGATGATGCAAAAGTTCAGGCATAAAGTTCGTTCAAAGGAGTACGAATTTATGTTCGCAGAGAATGGACGCGATGCACTGGATAAAATTTCAGAACACCATGAAATAGCACTGGTTTTGAGTGATATCAACATGCCTAAAATGGATGGCCTTACCCTTTTGGATGAGCTACAGGGTTTGCAGCGAAGCGACCTCAAAGCCATTATGGTTTCTGCATATGGCGATATGGAGAACATCCGCACGGCTATGAACCGCGGTGCTTATGATTTCGTAACCAAACCAATTGACTTTAACGACCTGGAAACAACCATCGAAAAAACACTGAAGGAAATCGCCCGGATCCAACAGAGCAAAGAGATGGAAGAACAGCTGAGTTCACTCAATTATGACCTGGACATGGCCGCCCGGATTCAGCAAAAAATTCTGAAGCAGGACTTTCCGGTTTACGAAGAAGACACCCGTTTCGACGTTTATGCACATATGATTGCGGCAAAACATGTTGGCGGCGATTTCTACGATTTCTTTAAAGTGGATGATGACAAGTTTGTTTTCTTCATCGGGGATGTTTCGGGTAAAGGAATGCCGGCTTCAATCTACATGGCCGTTTGCCGAACTATGCTGAAATCAATCGGATCGGAAGTTCTCGACCCTGCTGAGTGTATCACCAAAGTCAATAATATGCTGATACCGGAAAGTGATATCACTACTTTTGTTACGGTTTTTTATTGTGTGTTGGATCTCAAAACCGGCGAACTGAGCTACTGTAATGGCGGCCATAATTTGCCATATCTTGTCTCAAAAGAAGGCAAGGTAAAAGAGATGAACGATGTGGGCGGCTTGTTACTGGGTAAATTTGAAGGCGCAAATTATGATAAGACGACCATTCAGTTAGAACCCGGAGATACGATTGTTACATTTACCGACGGAGTAACGGAAGCCGAAAACGACAGTGGCGGGTTTTTTGATGAAGAGCGTGTAATCACTTATCTCGAAAATTCACCGGGCAAAAAACTCAACCCGATTGTAAAAGGGCTGTTCCTGGAAGTGATGAAATTTGCCGGCAGCGCCCCCCAATCGGATGATATCACCGTTCTTGCAACAACGTATGCCGGAAATTAGTGCAAGAGTTTTTTATCCATTCCAGGTTAATAAACTCCAGAATATCATGTTGAATACAGCACCTCTGCCATTCGATCCTGAATCATATTCAGGATGGCTTAATGTCCGATTCTACTCTGCCTGACTATCCTTCTATCTGATGTACTTCTTTCAGAATGGCAGCAGCGTCTTTATCGTTTTGTTGTGCAACCCTGTGTTGCAGATTCGTGATGATATCTGATTCTGCATTTTCAAAAGCCATCTCTTTGGCTTCATTTTCCGTGCCGGTTCTTACGAGGTCGTAAATATCATCCGCCCGGACAATACTGTAGAGTTTGTCATCATTAAAAGCGTGAGAGCGAAGGTCTTCGTACTTCTTGAAGAGATCCGGGAACTGGTGGCTGTCATCTGCCCTGTCAATGACTTCAACATCTTCGGGGCCTGTTGCACTTAACGGGGTTTTCGTGAGATAATAGAATTTTTGCTTGTAGATCATTTTTCAAGTTCGCTTGGAAGTTTATGATGGACTAAATATAAAAATTTTTTGGCGAGATTTTATTTATTCATCTCGAAATCGATCACTAAGCTATTTCAGATCTTTAGGAGAGACAATCCACTTCAAAGCTTTTTTCTCAAACTGAATATTTTTCCAGGAGTCTGTTTCAAACTCAAAACAGGCTATGGTTGCTGTTTTAATCGCTATAGTCAGGGAGCCCGCTGAAAGCTTATCAATTGTATCTTCCGTCATTGGATTATGTCCGACAGTCATCACAATTTCTGAAGAGTCATCGGCATTTCGTATGGCCTCGATGTAGGCTTTCGAACCTTTAAAATAGAGATTCTCGTCCCACTTGATCGTGCTTTCCGGAAGCTCCAGTTCTTGAATCACATTTAAAACCGTGGATTTGGCTCTCGCGGCTGGTGAACTAAAAATTTGGTCCGGTACAAGTTGTAACTCCTTCAGATATTCTCCCATCCGGGGAGCATCTTTCTCTCCGCGTTTGTTTAACGGCCTGTCAAAATCTTTTAGCCCAGGACTGTTCCAGGATGATTTTGCATGACGCATTAAAAGTACTTTTTTAGTTTTTGAACCCATCTTTATTAAGTAATTGGTTGTGATAAGAATTGTACTACTTAATTACTAAATAGGAAAGAGAATGTTTTGTAAATCTATGTCTTCAATACAGTTCGAGGCAAATAAAAACCTAATGCTATTCCGCGGGTTACCATAAACAGAACCATAGCCAGCCAAAGGCCGTGTTTGCCAAAATAATAGGTAGCGATATAGTAAGCCGGAAGAAACACAAAAAAAGTGGAGAGAATCATAGTGTTTCTCATCGCTTTTGTTTCGGTCGCCCCGATATAAATTCCATCAAAGATATAACAAAAGCTGGATACCACCGGAGCGAGGACAGTCCAGAAAAGCACGGTTTTTGCTACAGCGATTACATCCGTCTTATCCGTAAAAATAGCGAGAATCTGATTGCCGAAAAGCCCATATGCTACCGTACCCATCAAGCCGAGAAAAAGCCCCCACCCAATATTGTACCATACTGCTTTTGCCAATTGATCTTTTTCTAAACTGCCTTTAAATCGCCCTACAAGGCTTTCGGCTGCATAGGCAAATCCGTCAATGCCGTACGAAACAATAAACCATAATTGAAGCAGAATTGTATTTGCGGCGAGAATCAAATCACCTTGTTGAGCCGACACAGCTGTAAAGAATGAAAATGTAAAAATAAGGCAGAGTGTCCGGATAAAGATATCCCGGTTGACTGAAAAGTATTTTTTGAGCTCGTCTACATTCAACAAAAGCTTCTGTTTGTAGTGAGAGAGATACCTTTTATACCTAAACCAAAAAAGTGATGCTGCCAGCAGCAATGCCAGGTAAGTCGAAATCAATGTACCGTACGCCACTCCATCCACATGCATATCCAAACCATAGATAAAGGATACGTTAAAGATGATATTCAACAGGTTCAAAACAATGGTGATGATCATCGGGTACTTCGCATTCTGCATTCCCAAAAACCACCCGTTTATGCCATATAAAGCCAGTACGGCGGGTGCCGTATAAATGCGAATGTCAAAATAGACACGTGTGTATTCGGCAACTTCCCGCGTGCTGTCTATCATCCACAAACTAAACTTGGCAATAGGAACTTGAAACAGAACGATGACAAGCCCAATTGCCAGCGCAAGAAATTGAACTCTGGCGAGAATCATGACCATATTCACACGGTCTCGTCTGCCGTATTCCTGGGCGGTTAACCCGGTTGTACCCATTCTCAGGAATCCGAATCCCCAGAAGATAAAATTGAAAATAACACTTCCAACGGCTAATGCTCCCAGGTAATAAACTTCATCAAGATGACCAACAAGAGCGGTATCTACAACTCCCAAAAGCGGAACCGACAGGTTGCTGATGATGTTCGGAATAGCCAGGCGTAAGATGTTTCGGTTCAACCGGGAAGTTGTTTACTGCTGATTTTCTTCCTTAAAAGTTGCGGGTTTTTTGCCTTCAATCCAATTTTGAATTCGGCCTATGACCATCAGTATGATGATTACCATTAAAGTGAGAATAAATGAGAGAGTAAATTGGTTCAGGGCAACAGCCATACCAATACCCGAAACAAATAAAATGGAGGCAGCAGTGGTTAAGCCTTCAACCGTATTAATTTGATCTTTAAAGATAATAGTACCCGCGCCCAAAAAACTTATGCCGGTAATAATGGCTTCCATAATACGAATAGGATCGGTCTGAAGCGTGTCGGGTATGGTTGTCTCTGAAAATTGCTGAATCATAATATCCCCTAAAATCACAAAAAGAGTCGATGCGCCGGAGATAAGCATGTGCGTTCGAAATCCGGCTGGTTTTGAAGCCCATTCCCTTTCAAGTCCAATCAACCCTCCTAAAAAAATAGAGAAGGCTACTTTCCATACAACTCCCCATTGCGGATATAACTCCATAGCGTTCCTTTTTATATCTTCCTTTATTTATTTGATTCAACTCAAAAGTTGAAAAAATGATTCAATAAAACTCTCTCAAATGGAATTAAGTTACTGGCAAAGTAAGTGGAGAAAAGGGAAAACCGGTTTTCATATGGAAGAGGGATATCCCGGCCTCGCCACCCATTGGAAAAGTTTGGGATTGGATCATCCTGTAGTTCTTGTCCCTCTTTGTGGAAAAAGTAAAGATCTTCTCTTTCTCGCGGAACATTGTGAAAAAGTTGTAGGAGTTGAAATTTCTGAGCTTGCAGTTCATCAGTTTCTTAAAGAAAACAAACTTGAAGCCAATATAACCTCTTTTGCAAATTTTAGCATTTACAAAACCGGGAATATAGAAATCTGGCAGGGCGATTTTTTCAAACTGCCGGGCCATAAATTCCCGCCCTTTGACTTGGTTTATGACAAAGCCGCAATGATCGCGCTGCCACCCGACATGCGAAGAACGTATGTCTCCAAAGTTCTTGAGCTTGTTTCTGTTCATACTCAAATCCTTTTGCATCTTTTTGACTATCCACAGGAAGAAATGACAGGCCCTCCTTTTAGTGTACCGGTGACAGAAGTAAAAGATTATTTTGGAAAACACTTTACAATCGACATACTTGAAAGAAATGAACTGGGCATAAATTATTACAAAAAATTTCAAAATCGGGGACTTAACAGCTACTTCATTGAAATATTATCACTACTTTTACCTAAAGAAGGGTAATTGAGAAATTTGATTGTAAACTTTTGCTCCCAGTCGATTAGAAAGTTGCATATCATATTGTCTGCAATTATTTTGTCTCTTCTAAAATTCATTTACGATATCGCAAACCAATACATTTTTCTCACATGAATTTAAATACTCGAAACAACATCTTAACCATTGTTTTAGCTGTGCTCATTGTTATTCTCTCATGGTTTTTGTATCGATCTCTTGTAGAGCCATATCAGAGAGTTCTTGAAGAAGAAGCAATGGTAGAACGCGTACGACATCGTATGGAAGTAGTTCGGGATGTGCTTGTACAGTATAAAAATCGCAAAGGCGATTTTCCTCCAACCGACGGCGGCTTAGACAGTCTTGTTACTTTCCTTAAAACAGATTCTTTGATGGTAGCCCGCGGGGATACTCTTTTTGAATTTATGGCGCCGGATAGCTACAGCCCGGATTCTGTCATTTATTCACCACGCCCTCCACATGTGCGGTTTGAATACACCTTGAATGATACTCTTCGGCCACAAATCTACCTGCTGAAGAATCCTGAGTCTGAGGATGCCATTGGTGATTTGGAACGTACTACGTTATTGAACGCTCCAAACTGGAATTAGTATGGTTGATGGCGGTTCTTGTCTTGGCGTATGCTATACAGATAACCATCTTTTTTACTCTGTAAATACACCCGGACAAGACGCCCATCTGGCTCGCATCGGCAGCATCGATTTCAGTTTCGATATTGAAGAGACGATAATAACCGGCAATTCCTCGGGCTTTCCCGCCCTCCGCAATTCACTTGAGGAATTAAAGGAAGAATTTAACTGCAGTACTGCAAGAATTCTTGCTCCCGCTACAGAAGAATGCTGGACTATTGTTCCACGGGCAGTATATGAAGACGCTTCAGAACGGGAAGCTCATATCCAGCTGTTAATGCACGGCAGCGAACGACGTGAAATCCAGGCGATCTGGCATTCGGTTAGTAATGCTGATTATCGCCTTCTTTTGTTAAGAGATAATTCCAGTCTGCATGGGTTCAGCTACTTGCTGAACGCTTTCGGAACAGTTGATATCGTTACGGATTTCGAAATTGCAACAGACTGGCAGATGCATAACAACAGCGGCGGCACTTTTCTGATAGTCCACTGCCAGAAAAATTACATTTCCGTTACATCCTTTATTCTGGGAAAATTGAGAGGCTGTACTTACATCGAATATGATGATATGGCGGATCTGCCTTACCTCTGGAGTCTTTATGAAGGAAAACTATCCTGGCTGGGCGGTATTCACGATAAAACTTTCGTATATGGCTTTTACAGCAGCCCCATCACAGAGATTCTTCAATCTTACTGGTATCATCATGGAGAAATTGTAAC
It encodes:
- a CDS encoding SixA phosphatase family protein, with product MGSKTKKVLLMRHAKSSWNSPGLKDFDRPLNKRGEKDAPRMGEYLKELQLVPDQIFSSPAARAKSTVLNVIQELELPESTIKWDENLYFKGSKAYIEAIRNADDSSEIVMTVGHNPMTEDTIDKLSAGSLTIAIKTATIACFEFETDSWKNIQFEKKALKWIVSPKDLK
- a CDS encoding MATE family efflux transporter; amino-acid sequence: MNRNILRLAIPNIISNLSVPLLGVVDTALVGHLDEVYYLGALAVGSVIFNFIFWGFGFLRMGTTGLTAQEYGRRDRVNMVMILARVQFLALAIGLVIVLFQVPIAKFSLWMIDSTREVAEYTRVYFDIRIYTAPAVLALYGINGWFLGMQNAKYPMIITIVLNLLNIIFNVSFIYGLDMHVDGVAYGTLISTYLALLLAASLFWFRYKRYLSHYKQKLLLNVDELKKYFSVNRDIFIRTLCLIFTFSFFTAVSAQQGDLILAANTILLQLWFIVSYGIDGFAYAAESLVGRFKGSLEKDQLAKAVWYNIGWGLFLGLMGTVAYGLFGNQILAIFTDKTDVIAVAKTVLFWTVLAPVVSSFCYIFDGIYIGATETKAMRNTMILSTFFVFLPAYYIATYYFGKHGLWLAMVLFMVTRGIALGFYLPRTVLKT
- a CDS encoding GAF domain-containing sensor histidine kinase, with the translated sequence MAGSSEISKKLEQREAEIEVINSVQKGILAKKEMQEIYDLVGEKVRFVFDAQVVGIGTFNHETNTEYISHLYEEEQLHDIPPRPIDNLRKRLIDTGEVILINENADDAWREITGEEPTVAKGTKPTKSALYVPMAAGDTVFGYITLQNLDREHAFSDSDVRLLSTMANSISMALENARLFNEATRLLAETEQRATELQTVNRISQALVSQLELDALIKLVGELMKETFKADIVYVAMYDRKTNLIRFPYEYGDKNEPRKFGDGFTEKIITTNQPLLINKDLEETRDQMKAKQIGKVTSSFLGVPVQIGGQTNGVISVQSTEEENRFDENDQRLLSTIAANVSVAMQNADAYQKLRSALDDLKAAQEQLVQQEKLASLGQLTAGIAHEIKNPLNFVNNFSELSIELINEAREELQNITIPEDNFVLDIMSDIEGNLTKIHEHGSRADGIVKSMLQHSRGGSGKIEPTDINALIKEYVNLAFHGMRASKNPINVDIELNLDEKAKEIPLIAEDFSRVILNLCNNAFDAMREKLFNVEGDSPGDNKYLPRLRVNTKHIDGYLEIEIEDNGPGIPSEIKDKVLQPFFTTKKGKEGTGLGLSITNDIVKGHGGQIDVESQSGAYTKFIVTIPYHNQ
- a CDS encoding PP2C family protein-serine/threonine phosphatase encodes the protein MINSGRKILVVDDEPDLQMLMMQKFRHKVRSKEYEFMFAENGRDALDKISEHHEIALVLSDINMPKMDGLTLLDELQGLQRSDLKAIMVSAYGDMENIRTAMNRGAYDFVTKPIDFNDLETTIEKTLKEIARIQQSKEMEEQLSSLNYDLDMAARIQQKILKQDFPVYEEDTRFDVYAHMIAAKHVGGDFYDFFKVDDDKFVFFIGDVSGKGMPASIYMAVCRTMLKSIGSEVLDPAECITKVNNMLIPESDITTFVTVFYCVLDLKTGELSYCNGGHNLPYLVSKEGKVKEMNDVGGLLLGKFEGANYDKTTIQLEPGDTIVTFTDGVTEAENDSGGFFDEERVITYLENSPGKKLNPIVKGLFLEVMKFAGSAPQSDDITVLATTYAGN
- a CDS encoding MgtC/SapB family protein → MELYPQWGVVWKVAFSIFLGGLIGLEREWASKPAGFRTHMLISGASTLFVILGDIMIQQFSETTIPDTLQTDPIRIMEAIITGISFLGAGTIIFKDQINTVEGLTTAASILFVSGIGMAVALNQFTLSFILTLMVIIILMVIGRIQNWIEGKKPATFKEENQQ
- a CDS encoding response regulator; the encoded protein is MKFLVVDDEKDVEMLFRQKFRKEIRRGELDFIFAFSGKEALSYLNGANPPDVVYVFSDINMPGMTGIELLETIKTDFPHINVSMISAYGDDDNYHKAIESGAKEFFTKPIDFESLRTEIYNMLKKQKG
- the tmpT gene encoding thiopurine S-methyltransferase, with product MELSYWQSKWRKGKTGFHMEEGYPGLATHWKSLGLDHPVVLVPLCGKSKDLLFLAEHCEKVVGVEISELAVHQFLKENKLEANITSFANFSIYKTGNIEIWQGDFFKLPGHKFPPFDLVYDKAAMIALPPDMRRTYVSKVLELVSVHTQILLHLFDYPQEEMTGPPFSVPVTEVKDYFGKHFTIDILERNELGINYYKKFQNRGLNSYFIEILSLLLPKEG